The nucleotide sequence ATGCCGGCATGCGTTGCCCGCTGGCCCGAAGCCAGCGGGCCAGCGGGCGGTTAACGCTCAGCGGCTTGAGGCCGCTGAGCACCGCCGGCATCCACAACCACATGTAAGAAACCCGCAGACCCCTGACGCGACTGCCTGGATTCCGGCTTGCGCCGGAATGACAATCAGCGCCGTGCCGCGACTGCACCGTTGCACCACTTGCACCAATTCGCGCTATTCGCTGACCGCTCTATATTGCGACCCGGAAGCCGATATGCTCGCGCCGCCGCGCCGGATAGCTCAGGCTGCGCGCGTCACAGCGCACGTAGCGCGCGCTCCGGCTGGCGAACGAGCCGCCGCGCAGCACGCGCTGCTCCGGCGACGCCGGGTCCTCGCGGCCGTCGCCTGCGTCGTAAGGATATGGCCGGTAGACGGAATTGACCCACTCCCAGACGTTGCCCGCCATATCGAGCGCACTGTACGGGCTTGCGCCAGCCGGGTATTGCCCGACCGGCATCGTCGCAGCCCGCTTGGTGCCGCGCCGGAAATTGAGCCGCGTCGCGTCGGGCCGCGCATCGCCCCACGGATATGCGCGCCCGTCCGTGCCGCGTGCCGCCTTCTCCCACTCGGCCTCACTCGGCAAGCGTCCGCCAGCCCACGCGCAGAACGCCTGCGCGTCGTGCCAGTCCACGTAAGTGACCGGGTGCTGTTCTTTGCCCGGCGGCGGCGCGCCGCCGCGCCAGTGCGCAGGCGTTGCATGGCCCGTCGCGGCGACGAACTGCGTGTATTCCGCGTTCGTCACCGCCGTCTGCGCGATACGGAATTCGGGCAGGCAAACGGTCTGCAACGCCGCATGCTCATCCTGCGCGTCGCTGCCCATCAGGAACTCGCCCGCCGGCACTTCCACCAGATCGAGCCCATCGCGTGGCGCATCGGCTGCGATGCGGAACCCGATGTACACGTCGCGCGCACCCGCTTCGATGCCGGTGCGGTCGGCACAGCGGACGCCGCGCGCGTCGTGGTTGTACGTCCCGCCGCGCACAACGCGCCGGGCTGCGCTCGCCGGGTTCTCGCGCCCATCGCCCGGGTCGTAGGGGTACGGCCGATAGGCGGAACTCGTCCACTCCCAGACGTTGCCCGCCAGGTCGAGCGCGCCGCACACGCTCGCGCCGCGCGGGTACTGCCCAACGGCCATCGTCCCCTGCGCGGCGGGCGACACACCGAAGACGTTGCCGTTGAAGTGACAGCGCGTCGCATCGGGCGCATCGTCACCCCACGGCCACAGCCGCCCATCGTCGCCGCGCGCCGCCTTCTCCCACTCGGCCTCGCTCGGCAATCGCGCGCCGGCCCAGGCGCAGTACGCCTGCGCGTCGTGCCAGTCCACATAAGTGACCGGATGCGCGGCCTTGTCTGCCGGCATCCTGCCGCCGGGCCAGTGACCGGGCGGCGGGTGGCCTGTCGCCTGCACGAAGGCGCGGTATTGCGCGTTCGTGACCGGCATGCGGCCAATAACGAACGCGGACAACTCGACGCGCTGTTGCGGCATCTCGTTGCGGTATGGCGCCGCGTCCGCGAGCGGGCCGCTGCCCATCAGGAACTCGCCCGCCGGGACTGTCAGCCAGGTCGGAGCATAAGACACTGTCATGTGGAAAGGAGCGTTCTGGTGATCACCCACATCGACCAGACCTCGCGGGTTTTGAGAACCCACGAGGTCCTGACCATGTGTCCGGTGTCAGTCATCGTGTGCCGTCAAAACCATATTCGCCACGGAGACACAGAGACACAAAGAAGACCTTCCTTGGTTCTTCATTTGCGCTCTTTGCGTGCTTTGCGGTGAAAGCCGTTGCCGCGCCGATACGCACCGCCTGTTTTTGCTCGCCCATGACTTGGTCGCAGATCACCCTTGGGATTTGGACGTTGGGGGTTGGGATTTGTCGTTACGCCATCGCATTGGCTACGTCGATACGGCCCCTGGCGACCAGGTCACGGAAGGCGCTGATCGTCTCGCGCACGCCGTCGATCAGCGGCGTGTACTTCAGGCCGGGCACGAACGCGCGCAGCGCTGCGTCGTCCAGGAACGACGGCACCGCCAGCGGCGCGCCGGTTATCGTCACCTGCGAGTCGTGCACGGTCTCGGCGATCGCGTCGACGACTTCCTGTACTTTCACGTTGCTGCCGCCGAGGTTGAATACACGCGCGCCGCCGCTCGGCGTGTCAGCGCAGCCGATGAGCGCGCGCGCTGCGTCGCCGGCCAGCACGAACGTGCCCGCGCCGCCGTAGGTGATTGTATACGGTTTGCCGATTGCCGCCGACAGCATCGCCTTGGTCGGCAGGGAGGTCATGCCGCGGTCGCGGCCCAGCCCGTACACGGTATGCGGGCGCAGGCCGACAGTCGGCACGCCGTTGTCCTGCCAGTAGATGCGCGCGTTGCCCTCGTTGGCGAACTTGTAGACGCCGTAGTGTGTGGCGGGCGCGAGAATCGCGCTCTCGGTCAGCGCGCCCTCGCCGTACATGCTGGCCGGGCCGTAGACGGCGGCCGAACTGGTGTAGACGACCTGCTTGACGAGGTCCTTGTGTCGCGCGGCCGTCTCGAGGACGTTGACCGTGCCGGTCACGTTGACGATCGCGCCGCGCACCGGGTCGGCGCGGCAGAACGGCACCTGCAGGGCGGCCAGGTGGATGATGTGCGTGATGCCGTTGTCGACCACGACCTTCTCCACCTGCGCGAAGTCGCCTATGTCGCCCTTGACGAGCTTGATCTGCGCCAGCGCCTCGTCGCTCATCAGCAACTTGAGCCGCAGCGGGTCGGTGCTCAGGTCGAAGCCGACGGCGTGTTGCCCCTGCTTCGTCAGTTCGTGGATTGTCCAGGCGCCGATGCAACCCATCACGCCAGTCACCAGATAACGGTTGGTCATAATCAACCTCCTGTGTTGCAGTGTAGGGGCGCATTGCGATGCGCCCGATTTGCTAACCCAACGTCTGCACAGTATACGCCGCGTGTGCGCCGATCAATTTACCTGCGACAAAGCGCATCGGGCTGAACAGGTTGATGTCCACGAGCGACGCGCGGCCGTCCAGCGCCTGCTCGCACAGCATCTGCCCGATCACCGGGCTCAGCTTGAAACCGTGGCCGCTAAAGCCGGCGGCGACGATCAGTCCATCGATGCCGGGCAGCGGGCCGAGCATCGGCTGGAGGTCGGGCGTGCAGTCGTACACGCCGGTGAAGCCGCCGTTGAGCGTCGCGTCGCCCATGTCGTGGAAGCGGTGATGGAACCGCTCGGCCATCATCAGCAGTTCGCTGCGATCCGCCGCTCGCTCGGCCTCGACCTCCGGGTCCACGTGCCCTTCGTCGGCGGCGGTCGTGCCGACGAGCGTCAACTCGCTGCCCTCCGGCCGGTAGTAGCTGCCGGAGACGCGATCCGAGACGATTGGGTGCGGCGCGCCGAACGCAGCGGCGCGCTGGACGATCGCCATATTGTGCCGCACCGGCTTGATCGGCGCGTCGAAGCCGAGCGGCGCGAGCAGTTCCTTCGCGCGGAACCCGGCGGCGACAATGGTCAGCCCGGCCTCGATCGTGCCGCGGTCGGTCTCGACGCCGCGCACCCGCCCGCCCGAGTGAATCAATCGCCGCACGGTCGGGCCGATCTGGATCGTCGCGCCGGCCGCGCGCGCCGCCTCGCTGAAGGCGACCGCCGTGCCGTGCGGGTCGGCGTAGCCCGACTCCGGCTCCCAGGCCGCCGCGCCGACGCCCTCGACGTTGATGCGCGGCTCCAGTTTGCGGATGGTCTCGGGCAGCAGCACCTCGGCGTTGATGCCGAGCGAGCGGTGCATCTCGACGTTGGAGCGGATCGCGTCGACGTCGCGCGGGCCGATCAGCGCGAGGAAGCCGGTGCGGCGGAAGCCGCTCTCGCCGCCGACGATCTCACCGAAGCGCTCGAAGATGCGCAGGGCGGCCAGCGCCATGCGCGCCGGCGCTTCGTGCGTGTAGTGCGTGCGCACGATCGCCGACGACTTGCCGGTCGCGCCCATCGCGATGCCGTGCTTCTCGACGAGCATCACGCGCCCAGCCTTGCGCCGCGCGAGGTGCATCGCCGTGCTCGTGCCGGTGCACCCGCCGCCGATGACGAGAAAGTCTGTCGTTTCGGTCATAGGTCAGTCCTCTGAATACAAAACGTTATCCGCGAATAACGCGAATCGATCGATTGTTGAACAAGTCCCAGATTGTCGTGTATGTCCTGTGCACGGCGGCTACGTCGCCGTCCGCCGCGGTGCGGCGGGCACAGGATGAAGCGCGGAGGTCATGCTTCCGCGTGGGAGCTATGCAAGCGCGAACCACCTGAATCGCCGCATTTCAGATCCTTTGCGCGCGTTGCATCAGCAAGGCGCTGCGTTTTGCGTCCGCGCTCAGGATGACAGTTTTGCTTTCGCGCCCAGTGGCTTTGTCTGGCTACTGCGTCATCGTGCGGAAGAACGCGGCCAGCTCCGCCGGGTTGTCGTATTCCTGCACCGCGCGCGAGATGCCGCGCAGCGTCTCCGATATGTCCGAACCGCGAAGCGCGACCGTGACGACCGGGATGCCGCGCGCGTGCGCGTAACCCGCCTCGATCCCGACGCCGACACCCTTCTCCGTCAGATCGATCACCACCAGGTCACACAATTCGATCAGCGCGAACGTCTCGCGCATCAGGTCGTCCGGCGCGAACGAGAACGCGCCCCACTGCTCAAGGTCGCGCGCCACGACCGCCGTATCCCACCCGGCGGCCGCGAGCGCGGCGCACAACGCCTCGATCAGCAGCCGGTTTGCCTGATCGGCATGATATTTGATGGCGACGTAAGCCTTCATCGCAAGGAGTTATCCGCGAATAACACGAATGAACGCGAATCGAAAACCTGCTGAATGTGCCCCGGGCTTTGGATCCTTCGCCTGCGTCGCGGCGTTCTCACTCGTACGGCTCGTCATTCCGACATGGTTTTGGCCGGAATTCACAGTTGGCACGCGCCATATACTCGCCAGAGTGGATGCCGGCTAACAACATGCCGGCATGACGCTCGGGGTGCCGCCCACTGTTCACCGTTGACCATTCACTGCTCACTGTCTTCTGACGACTGACTTCTGACTACTGGTAACACCACATGCGACGGGTGCGCGGCGTCCACATAGACGCTGTTGTGCGCCGGCTGCATGTGTGTGTGCCGCCCCATCGGCTCGCCCGTGTTCGGGTTGCGGTCGAAGCGCGGGAAGTTGCTGCTCGATATGTCGATGCGGATGCGATGCCCCGCCTTGAACAGGTTGCTCGTCGGCGCGAGGTCGATCTGCACCGGCGCGACCTCGCCCGGCGTTAGCATCTCCTCGCGCTCCCACGAGTTGCGGTAGCGGCAGCGGATGATCGAGTCGACCAGGTTCAAGTGATAGCCGCCCGGGTAGTCCGCGTTCGGCGGGTAGACGTCCACGAGCTTGGCCGTGAAGTCGGTGTCGGGCGCTGACGACGCGATCCAGAGCTTGACGGTGATCGGTCCGGTCAGTTCCACGTCGGCGGCGAGCGGCGGCGTCTGGAAGACGAGCACGTCGGGGCGCATCGACAGCGGCATGTATGGCGGCTCGGCGGCGACCATGCCCGGCCCCGGCTGCTGGTGCATGCCGCCCTCGACGACGATGCTGCGCAGGCGCAGTTGCAGCGAGATGTTGCGGCCCCAGAACGGGTCAAGCCCGTCGCCGAGCTTGATCAGTTCCATCAGGCCGCTGGAACTCGCGCCGAGCGTCGGCACCGGATGGTCCGGGTCATAAGTGTACCGGCGCGGCGCGGAGTCGGCCGCGGGCGCATCGGTGGAGAGCGCGCCGTCGCCGTGCAGGTAGTACGTCGCCGGCCGCATACGCGCCAGCGGCCACTCCTGCTCGTCGCGCCAGCGGCCGCCGTGGTCGAGCTTGCCGAGCGCGGTCTTGCGTCCGCTGCCGCCGCCCATCACGAAGAGTCGCACCGGCGGGTCGTTTTCCACGCCGTTGTCCTCGCCCTTCAGCGTTGCGGAGCGAAGCGGAGCATCAGAATTGTTCCGCTCGCGGTCCCTGTCAGGGGACAGCCAGCGGTCGTACCAGCGCAACTGCGCCGCGAAGTAGCGCCCGTTGCCCCACGCGCCATCCGCGCCGTAATCCACGTCGCCGGAATAGGTGATGCCGTTGCGCATGCCGGTGTGCGTCCATGGCCCCATGATCAGCTTCGCGGGCGCCTTGTTCTGCGCGCGCATGGCGTTGAAGTACTGCGGCGTCGCGTCGGCGAACAGGTCGTACCAGCCGCCGGTCAGCATCACCGGGATATCGGCGTGGCGGTCGAAGTGGCGCGCGAAGTCGTTGGCCTCCTGCGCCCAGTAGTCGTCGTATGTGCCGCGCGTGGCGTAGTCGATCAACACCTGCTCCAGGTTCGGGATGACGGCCAGCGCGGTGTGTCCGGGCTTGAACGGAAGCGTATAGACCAGTTCGCGCATCTGCTCCATTGCCCAGACGATCGACTCGAAGATCGCCGGGTCGTCGCGCGCCTCCTGCGACTCGACGGCATGCACGAACAGCGCGCCGAACATCTGCAGTTGCTGCGCGCCGCCGCGCCGCGCCTGGTGCACGTAGCTGTTGATCGGCATCACGTCGGGCCAGATTGCGGTCAGGTGCGGCGGGCGATGCAGGGCGGCGCGCGTCTGCGTCAGGCCGGGGAACGAACTGCCGACCATGCCGGTCTTGCCGTTGCTCCACGCCTGCGCGGCGATCCACTCGATCGTGTCGTAGCCGTCGTCGCCTTCGCCGGGGTTGACGACGTGATGATACTGGCCGCGCCCCTCGGAATCATAGCGCCCGCGCAGGTCCTGCAGGATGGTCGCGTAGCCGTGCGGCGTGAAGAACTCGGCGATCTCGACGTAGCGCGCCGCGCTCTTGTCGTACGGCGTGCGGCAGACGATCGCCGGGAAGCGCCCGGGCGCAAGCGCGCCGTCCTGCGCCGGTAGATAGACATCAGAAGCGAGCCGCACCCCGTCGCGCATGGGAATCATGACGTTCTTGAATTTGGCCAAGGCGTATGATGGTTTCAACGGAAACTCTCAATCATCTTTCCGCTAATAACGCGAATCTGCGCGAATCAAACGACAGATGCACGCTCAACTCTTTGGAACACGAAACACACGGAATGACGCGAAGGGCGCGAAAGAAACCCCGCCGCGAGCGAGCGGTGCGCCGCATGCTGCGGCTTCCTTTCGTGTTTCTCGCGTGCTTTCGCGGTTTTCGTGTTCCAAGCCGTCCCGCACCCCGTCGCGCATGGGAATCATGACGTTCTTGAATTTGGCCAGGGCGTATGGAGGTGTGGTCATAAGTGTGTTATGGCGTTGGGCCGTTTGGAACGCGAACGGCACGAAACAGCGCGAGATGCGCGAAACAAACCATGTCACAACTGAGCAGCGCGCTGCATGTTGCGGCTTTCGTGTTCCGATGCCCTACCACGTCTTCAGCACTTGATTCTTCTTCAGATGACACAATTCACACAGAACTTTGAGTTGTTCTTGAGTCAGAACAGGGTCTTTCTTAATGCGATCCCAAGTTAGCCCGATCTGTTTCAATTCCTGCTTTACCAAAGAATACTTGCGCCGCTGCCCATTTCCAATCTGAGAGTGTGCGATGAAATAGGTTCCATCGTCTGTCTTCAATTGGATCGTATCTTCGATACGTCGAAACTGTACCTGAAACGTGTGATAGCTCGCCCTGATAATCTCAACGATTACACCGGCATCCCGAATACGCTCAAACCATGCCTTTCTCGGATAACAAATGTAATCCCACCCTTTAGATGTCCAATCGGTATTGTCTCGGACTTGCTTCGCTGTCGTTTTCGATACATCATCCGAGACAAACGCTATGCGCGGACGTGCTGTCCTTGAGGGCATACGTGGAGTTCGATCTTCTTTTTGGAGCAAGGAGGCGATCTTGTTATCTTGAGCAGACGGAGTGAATCTTTTCGGGGGCCGCTCTACCTTTTGATAATTGCGTAGGAATTGTCGAGTAAGTGGAAAAGATTCCTTGCCCCAAAGGCTATTGAATTCCCGCGTGAGCACTTTTGATATTACTTCACTTCGTTTGGCAGAAATCTTCACAGAAAGTTCGCCCGATGCATGTAATCCATCGTCTGTCAGATTTGCAGACCCAACATACAGTCGCATTGATTGTCCTTTACTAAATAGATAGAGCTTCCAATGGAAACGCCTGTTCCTCGCGATTCTGATCTCAACTTGATTCGGCTTTTCGGTTTGAAGCGCGAAGAGCTTGTTGAGTGCCGATGGCGCTGTAAACCTCTGATAGAGTCCAACAACTACTCGCACCTTGGATGAAGGCTTTCTATGCAACATATCGCGGATTTGGCCTTCGATTTCGCGGCAAGCTGACAGCGAGGTAAAAGCTGTAGCAATGCCAACATTAGTAGCCCAATCAAGACCGTCACCGATTTCGTATGACATGGTCGCTGGCCCACGGTTAGGAATAACCTCAATTCTCATGCAATGTCTCCTGTGCGACTATGTCGCGATCCAGTCGCGTTATTCAGGGACTTCAACTTTCTGAAGAAGCAAATTCCCGTACTCGTCCACCTTTGCAGCATAGCCGGGGTGCACGGCGGTCGTCGAGTCGAACTCTTCGATGATCGCTGGCCCGGCGACGACGTGCCCGGCGCGCAGGGCGTAGCGGTCGTACAGCGGCACATCGCTGAAGCCGCCGCGCTCCGCGAAGTAGACCGAGCGCGCACCCTTGGCGTGCGCTGCGCCGTCCGCCGCGCCGACCGCGCGCAGGCGCGGCTTGCCGATGCGGCCGATCGCCGTCAGCCGCAGGTTCACGAACTCGACCGGCTCGCCCGGCGAGGCATGCCCGTAGGCGCGCTCGTGCTCGGCGTGGAACAGCGCCAGCAGGCCGGCCACGCGCTCCGCGTTCAACTCGCCCGCGTCTCCCGCCGCCAGCGGGATCGTCAACTCGAACGACTGGCCGACGTAGCGCATGTCGATCATGTGCGCGAACGCCATGTCGGCGGGACGTATGCCCTCGCGCGCCAGTTCGGCGCGGCCCTCAGCCTCCATGCGCGCGAACACACGCGCAATCGCCGGTGCGTCGATCCGGTCGGCGCGCTGGATGAACGTCGCCGCGTAGTCGTGCTTCAGGTCGGTGACGAGCAGACCAAGCGCTGAGAAGATGCCCGGGCTCATCGGCACGCACGTCGTCGGCACCTCCATCGTCTGCGCCAGCCGGTTGGCGTGCGCCGGGCCGCCGCCGCCGAACGCGATCAGCACGAAATCGCGCGGGTCGTGTCCGCGCTGCACCGAGACGAGCCGCAGCGCGTTGACCATCGCCGCGTTGGCGATCTCGACGATGCCGTAGGCCGCCTCGATCGGGTCCATGTCGAGCCGGTCGGCGACCTTCTCCTTGATCGCCGCGCGCGCCCGCTCCACGTCGAGCTTGATCTCGCCGCCGAGGAAGTAGTCCGGGTTCAGCCGCCCCAGCACCAGGTTTGCATCGGTGATGGTCGGCTCGGTGCCGCCCTGGCCGTAGCAGACCGGGCCGGGGTCCGCGCCCGCGCTCTGCGGTCCGACGCGCAGTGCGCCGCCGGAGTCCACCCAGGCGATCGAGCCGCCGCCCGCGCCGATCTCGACCAGGTCGATGACCGGCGTGCGGATCGGGTAGCCGCTGCCGCGCGCGCGGCCGCTGCCGCTCTGCGCCGCCGCGCCGACCTCGTACTCCTTCGTCACCTTCGGCCGCCCGTCCTCGACCAACCCAGCCTTGGCGGTCGTGCCGCCCATGTCAAAGGAGAGGATGTTGCGGAAGCCGAGCGTGTCGCCGAGATGCGTGGCGGCGATGACGCCGGCCGCCGGGCCCGACTCGACCATGAAGACCGGCTTCTCGCGCGCCGCTGCGAACGTGAAGACGCCGCCGCTTGACTGCATGATCAGCAGCTCGGCGCTCAACCCCATCGCGCGCAGGCGCTCCTCAATGCTCTGCAGGTAGCGCGCGACGATCGGGCGGATGCCGGCGTTGATGACGGTCGTGCTGGCGCGGTAGTATTCGCGAATCTCCGGCGCGACGTCGGACGAGAGCGAGACGATTGCCTCCGGGAAGACCTCGGCGAGGATCGCGCCGATCTGCCGCTCGTGCGCCGGGTTGATGTACGCGTGCAGCAGACAAACCGCGACCGCCTCGACGCCCTCGGCCTTCAACTGTAGCGCGACCTGCCGCGCCGCCGTCGTGTCGAGCGGCTTCAGCGCGTTGCCCTGCCAGTCGAGCCGTTCCGGCACGCCGAAGCAGAGGTAGCGCGGCACGAGCGGGCGCGGCTTCTCGAACTGCAGGTCGTACAGCGAGGGGCGAATCTGCCGCTGGATTTCCAGCAGGTCGCGGAAGCCCTCGGTCGTGATAAAGCCGGTGCTGGCCAACTTGCCTTCGATGATCGCGTTGGTCGCCACGGTCGTGCCATGCACGACGTAGCGTACATCGCCGGGCGACACGGCCGCCTCGCGCAGGATGCGCGCGCTCGCTTCGAGGAATCCGAGCGACGGGTCGCGCGGCGTCGACGAGACCTTGCCGATGCGAATCTCGCCGGTTTCTTCGTTGATCAGCATGGCGTCCGTGAAGGTGCCGCCGATGTCAATGCCAAGCCGGTAGGGCATGCTGAATGCTCCGATGTGTATAGACCCGAAGGGTTTGCAAAACCCTTCGGGTCGGTTGGTTTACAATTCGATCCGGTAGCGGCAGACTTGCCGCTCGCCGCGCGCATACAGTTCCGTCGTCGGCGGCAGGTCCACGATTTCCAGCAGGTGCGCGCCGGCCAGTTCGCAACTGCGGCGCGACGCGATGTTCTGTGGGTTGCAGGTGATCATCAGCGACGTCATGCCGTGCCGCCGCGCCAGCGGCAGCAGCAACCGCACCGCGCGCGCCGCGAAGTGCCGCCCGCGATGCGCTGGCTCGACGCCGTAGCCGATGTGCCCGCCGTACAGCACCAGTCCCGGAATGTTGCCGATGCGCAGATTGATGCGCCCAGCCGCTTCAGCGTGGCCAGCGTGCCGCATCTGAACCTCGTAGGCCGGCACGTAGCGCTTGGCCGGGTTCTCCGGTTGGCGCTCGGCGATGACAAGTTCGAGCTCGCCGTCCACCAGCGGCCCCGGGTCCAGCCACGCGAAGTCGGCATTGATCGTCGTCCAGAACGCCGGGTCCACTTCAATGCCGTACACCTTACGCGCCCGCTCGATGCTCAACTTCTCTTCGCGCGCGTCGCGCAGAATCTGGTGCGGGTCGCGCTCGAGCGGATCGCCGTACCCGCCGCCGCCGCAGGTGCGGAACGAGACGACGTCGCCCGCGTGCAATTGGAGCGTCGTCTTGGAGCCGAGTCGCTGCGCCGCACGGCCGGGCAGCGCCGTGTCGGCCGGGTTCAGGATGTACTCGGCCGTTTGTCCCGCGCTGCCGCCGAACAGCCCGTGCGGGCCCCAGCGGTCGCGGTCCGACAGGATCGTGAACGAGACGTCGTGGCCGGGGAACTCGTAGTCGCGCCGCAGGCCCAGCCCGCCGCGCATGCGCCCCGCGCCGTCGGAGTCCTCGATCAACTCATAGCGTGCGATGCGGATCGGGTAGTTGTTCTCGGTCTGCTCAATCGGCGCGTTCTCGGTGTTCTGGCCGTGCGCCTGCACGGCGTCGGCGCCGTCTTTTGTCAGGCGCGCGCCGTAGCCGCCCGCGATCGCCTCGTAGTAGGCGTAGTAGGAACGGGTCTCTGACCCGCTCTCGCCGTCGCGCGGGTCGATGCCGCCGAAGGCGACCTGCGCCATCATCGCCTTGGTGCCGGCCGGGATGCGCTCCGGCAGCGCGGCCGCCAGCGCCTTGAAGATCACATCCACCAGCCGCGTCTGCGTCTCCCAGCCGCCGACAACCGGCGCGGGCGCGGTGCAGTTGACGACCGTCCCTTCCGGCGCGATCATGCGCACCTGGCGGTAGAAGCCCTCGTTGACCGGCACGTCGGGGTCGATCAGGCATTTGAGCGCGTAGGCGCCGGCGGCGAACGTCATCGCGTGCGTGGAGTTGACCGGCGCGCGCCGCTGGGCGTCACAGCCGGTGAAATCGAACAGCACGCCGCTCTCGTCGATCGTGACCGTCGCGCTGAGCCGCACCGGATCGGCGCTGAAGCCGTCAGTGTCCACCACACCCTCGGCGCGGAAGATGCCGCGCGGCAGGTGCGCGATCTCGGCCTGCGCGCGGCGCTCGGTGTACGCGATCAATTCGTCGATGTACTGCTGCAGGATATTGATGCCGTACGTGTCGGCCAGCAGGCCGATGCGGCGCACGCCGGTGTTGTTGGCCGCCACCTGCGCGCGGAAGTCGCCGGCCGTCTCGCGCTTTGAGCGGATCTGCGACAGCACCAGCCGGAAGACATCGTCCACTATGCGCCCGCCCTGCACGAGCTTGACCGGCGGGATGATGATGCCCTCCTGGAAGACCTCGCGGAACGCGCCGATACTGCCGGGCGCGCCGCCGCCGACGTCGACGTGGTGTGCCAGCGCCGCCACGTAGCCGAGCCGCTCGCCCGATGCGGCATGAAAGACCGGCGACATGAGCGTGATGTCGTTCAGGTGAACGCCGCCCATGTACGGGTCGTTGCACAGAATCGCATCGCCGGGTCCGAGGTTCTCCGGGCCGTAGCGGCGAATGGCGCACGGCACGAACTCGGCCAGCGAGCCGAGGTGCACCGGCTGGCCCGACGCCTGCGCCACCGTACGCAGTTCGCGGTCGAAGAAGGCGCACGAGAAGTCCGTGCGCGTCTTGATGTTCACCGAGTACGCGCTGCGCCGCAGCGAAGCGGCCATTTCCTCGGTCGCTTCGAGCAGTGCGTTACGGATGACTTCAAACTGGATTGGATCCATTAGGGCTCATTCTCATCATTGCGCGCCCTCCAAAGAGGGCGAAGCAATCTTTCATCACGGTCAAACCGAGATTGCTTCGTCGCAAACGGCGCTCCTCGCAATGACGCCTCGTCACATCGCACCGGGGGCATGCAATGCGCCCCTACGCTCCTCGTCGTCACGCCCGCCGTACAGTTCACTGTTGACTGTTCACTGTTGTCTGGCTACTGACGACTGTCTACTGTCTACTGATAACTGGCAGCACGATGTGTGACGGGTACGCGCTCGTGTGCAGCACCGTCTGCTGCGCGATCTGCCACTGCGTGCCGTAGCCGATATCGTCGGTCGTGTTCAGGCAACGGTCGAAGCGCGGGAAGTTGCTCGACGAGATCTCGACGCGCAGACGGTGCCCGACCTTGAAGACGTTGCTCGTCGGCGCCAGCTCGATGCGGAACTCCGCGACCTCGTTCGGCTCCAGGAACTCGATGCTCGTGAACCCTTTGCGGTGCCGCGCGCGCACGATGCCCTCGGCCAGGTGGATCGCCTTGCCGTCCGGGTAGATATCCACGAGCTTGGCCGTGAAGTCCGTGTCGCGCGCCGACGACGAGGCGTACAGCACCACCTCCAACGGCCCGGTCACTTCCAGATCCTGATCCAGTTCAGGCGACGTGTAGCACAGCACGTCGTCGCGCCGCTCGACGGAGCGCTGGTCGATCGGCCCGGGGTAGATCGGGTCTTTCGCGAACTTCATGAACGTCCAGGTTGAGTTGTTGCCGCCCAGCGTCGTCACCGGGTTGTCGGGATCATAGTCGTAGCGGTCGGCCGGCTCGCTGCTCGGCGCGTCGGGCGTGAGTG is from Chloroflexota bacterium and encodes:
- a CDS encoding phospholipase D family protein, producing MRIEVIPNRGPATMSYEIGDGLDWATNVGIATAFTSLSACREIEGQIRDMLHRKPSSKVRVVVGLYQRFTAPSALNKLFALQTEKPNQVEIRIARNRRFHWKLYLFSKGQSMRLYVGSANLTDDGLHASGELSVKISAKRSEVISKVLTREFNSLWGKESFPLTRQFLRNYQKVERPPKRFTPSAQDNKIASLLQKEDRTPRMPSRTARPRIAFVSDDVSKTTAKQVRDNTDWTSKGWDYICYPRKAWFERIRDAGVIVEIIRASYHTFQVQFRRIEDTIQLKTDDGTYFIAHSQIGNGQRRKYSLVKQELKQIGLTWDRIKKDPVLTQEQLKVLCELCHLKKNQVLKTW
- a CDS encoding hydantoinase/oxoprolinase family protein, producing the protein MPYRLGIDIGGTFTDAMLINEETGEIRIGKVSSTPRDPSLGFLEASARILREAAVSPGDVRYVVHGTTVATNAIIEGKLASTGFITTEGFRDLLEIQRQIRPSLYDLQFEKPRPLVPRYLCFGVPERLDWQGNALKPLDTTAARQVALQLKAEGVEAVAVCLLHAYINPAHERQIGAILAEVFPEAIVSLSSDVAPEIREYYRASTTVINAGIRPIVARYLQSIEERLRAMGLSAELLIMQSSGGVFTFAAAREKPVFMVESGPAAGVIAATHLGDTLGFRNILSFDMGGTTAKAGLVEDGRPKVTKEYEVGAAAQSGSGRARGSGYPIRTPVIDLVEIGAGGGSIAWVDSGGALRVGPQSAGADPGPVCYGQGGTEPTITDANLVLGRLNPDYFLGGEIKLDVERARAAIKEKVADRLDMDPIEAAYGIVEIANAAMVNALRLVSVQRGHDPRDFVLIAFGGGGPAHANRLAQTMEVPTTCVPMSPGIFSALGLLVTDLKHDYAATFIQRADRIDAPAIARVFARMEAEGRAELAREGIRPADMAFAHMIDMRYVGQSFELTIPLAAGDAGELNAERVAGLLALFHAEHERAYGHASPGEPVEFVNLRLTAIGRIGKPRLRAVGAADGAAHAKGARSVYFAERGGFSDVPLYDRYALRAGHVVAGPAIIEEFDSTTAVHPGYAAKVDEYGNLLLQKVEVPE
- a CDS encoding GNAT family N-acetyltransferase translates to MDPIQFEVIRNALLEATEEMAASLRRSAYSVNIKTRTDFSCAFFDRELRTVAQASGQPVHLGSLAEFVPCAIRRYGPENLGPGDAILCNDPYMGGVHLNDITLMSPVFHAASGERLGYVAALAHHVDVGGGAPGSIGAFREVFQEGIIIPPVKLVQGGRIVDDVFRLVLSQIRSKRETAGDFRAQVAANNTGVRRIGLLADTYGINILQQYIDELIAYTERRAQAEIAHLPRGIFRAEGVVDTDGFSADPVRLSATVTIDESGVLFDFTGCDAQRRAPVNSTHAMTFAAGAYALKCLIDPDVPVNEGFYRQVRMIAPEGTVVNCTAPAPVVGGWETQTRLVDVIFKALAAALPERIPAGTKAMMAQVAFGGIDPRDGESGSETRSYYAYYEAIAGGYGARLTKDGADAVQAHGQNTENAPIEQTENNYPIRIARYELIEDSDGAGRMRGGLGLRRDYEFPGHDVSFTILSDRDRWGPHGLFGGSAGQTAEYILNPADTALPGRAAQRLGSKTTLQLHAGDVVSFRTCGGGGYGDPLERDPHQILRDAREEKLSIERARKVYGIEVDPAFWTTINADFAWLDPGPLVDGELELVIAERQPENPAKRYVPAYEVQMRHAGHAEAAGRINLRIGNIPGLVLYGGHIGYGVEPAHRGRHFAARAVRLLLPLARRHGMTSLMITCNPQNIASRRSCELAGAHLLEIVDLPPTTELYARGERQVCRYRIEL